A region of Solanum dulcamara chromosome 7, daSolDulc1.2, whole genome shotgun sequence DNA encodes the following proteins:
- the LOC129894323 gene encoding short-chain dehydrogenase TIC 32, chloroplastic-like, whose protein sequence is MWLFKRKGPSGFSYASTAEEVTHGVDGSGLTAIVTGASSGIGAETTRVLALRGVHVIMAVRNMTAGKDVKEAIVKEIPAAKVDVMELDLSSLDSVKKFAADFISSGRSLNILINNAGVMAIPFMLSKDNIELQFATNHLGHFLLTNLLLEKMKETACETQREGRIVNVASDAHYVTYREGIRFDKINDQESYSRYSAYGQSKLANILSTKELAKHLKEDGVEITANSLNPGAISTNLFRHMTVVNGLVCTIGKLVLKNVQQGASTTCYLALNPQVKGVSGGYFLDNNLGTPSTKARDMDLAKRLWDFSMDMVK, encoded by the exons ATGTGGCTTTTCAAGAGAAAAGGGCCATCTGGGTTTTCATATGCCTCCACTGCTGAAGAAGTCACCCATGGAGTCGACGGCTCTGGTCTCACTGCCATTGTTACAG GAGCATCGAGTGGTATTGGTGCTGAAACTACCCGTGTTCTCGCTCTTCGCGGAGTTCATGTTATCATGGCTGTCAGGAATATGACTGCTGGAAAAGATGTTAAAGAAGCAATAGTAAAGGAAATCCCTGCTGCCAAAGTTGATGTAATGGAGTTAGATCTCAGTTCATTGGATTCAGTAAAGAAATTTGCAGCTGATTTTATATCATCAGGTCGCTCATTGAACATTCTAAT TAATAATGCAGGCGTGATGGCAATTCCCTTTATGCTCTCCAAAGACAATATAGAGCTGCAATTTGCCACAAATCATCTAG GTCACTTCCTTTTGACAAATTTGttgttggagaagatgaaggaGACAGCATGTGAAACACAGAGAGAGGGAAGGATAGTCAATGTTGCATCAGACGCTCATTATGTTACATATCGTGAGGGAATTCGGTTTGACAAAATTAATGACCAGGAAAG CTACAGCAGATACTCGGCATATGGCCAATCAAAGCTGGCTAACATACTGTCAACAAAGGAGCTCGCGAAGCACTTAAAG GAAGACGGTGTGGAAATAACTGCAAATTCACTTAATCCTGGAGCAATCTCAACCAACCTTTTCCGTCATATGACTGTCGTTAATG GCTTAGTATGTACGATTGGAAAACTCGTGCTTAAAAATGTTCAACAG GGAGCATCAACCACGTGCTATTTAGCATTGAATCCACAAGTGAAGGGGGTGAGTGGCGGCTATTTTCTGGACAACAATTTGGGCACCCCATCGACGAAGGCTAGGGACATGGATTTGGCTAAAAGACTCTGGGATTTTAGTATGGATATGGTTAAGTAA